In Treponema denticola, one genomic interval encodes:
- a CDS encoding type II toxin-antitoxin system YafQ family toxin, whose amino-acid sequence MLKLVYTTQFKKDYKLAIKRKSNIKELFNVIAILQKQEPLPREKRDHQLTGNYKGYRECHVTADFLLLYKVKGDTLELILYRIGSHSDLFKN is encoded by the coding sequence ATGCTTAAGCTGGTATATACAACACAATTTAAAAAAGATTATAAATTAGCTATTAAACGCAAGTCAAATATTAAAGAATTATTTAATGTAATCGCTATTCTGCAAAAGCAAGAGCCTTTACCTCGTGAAAAAAGAGATCATCAGTTGACAGGCAATTATAAAGGCTATCGGGAATGTCATGTAACAGCTGATTTTCTGCTTTTATATAAGGTTAAAGGAGACACACTTGAGTTAATCCTATATAGGATAGGCAGTCATTCAGATTTATTTAAAAATTAA
- a CDS encoding SHOCT-like domain-containing protein, which translates to MENEKLEILNMIRDKAITPEEGLKLLEAIQKENVKFVFEEPKQKKDSETIIISTKIPSKSDPADFLEKAAGSENTVNETFENKKKKNIDITIQTPDGKTQSFNL; encoded by the coding sequence ATGGAAAACGAAAAACTTGAAATTTTAAACATGATTAGAGACAAGGCGATTACACCCGAAGAAGGCTTAAAACTTTTGGAAGCTATCCAAAAAGAAAATGTTAAATTTGTTTTTGAAGAGCCTAAACAAAAAAAAGATAGCGAGACCATAATAATAAGTACAAAGATTCCCTCTAAAAGTGATCCGGCGGATTTTTTAGAAAAAGCAGCCGGTTCGGAAAATACGGTAAATGAAACCTTTGAAAACAAAAAGAAAAAAAATATCGATATAACAATTCAAACTCCCGACGGCAAAACTCAATCATTTAATTTGTAG
- a CDS encoding type II toxin-antitoxin system RelB/DinJ family antitoxin, giving the protein MTQSEFSVHMDTQLKKDFTEICKAFGIPVSTAITLFAKAVVREQKIPFDIKIEDPNNITIKTLELAEKGKELHGPFSTIEALRESLDA; this is encoded by the coding sequence ATGACTCAATCTGAATTTAGCGTCCATATGGATACTCAGCTAAAAAAAGATTTTACTGAGATTTGTAAAGCATTTGGTATACCCGTATCTACAGCTATAACTCTTTTTGCTAAAGCGGTTGTTAGAGAGCAAAAAATTCCTTTTGATATAAAAATTGAGGATCCGAACAACATAACTATAAAAACATTAGAACTTGCAGAAAAAGGAAAAGAACTTCATGGCCCTTTTTCAACTATTGAAGCATTAAGGGAATCTTTAGATGCTTAA
- a CDS encoding hemolysin family protein, with amino-acid sequence MNEPPPQWLYILLLIVLLFLSMIFSSGETAFLSVNKLKIKYLREKKNKKAARVEKILKNKQKFLTTSLIGNSLVNILISVILTALLVKLVGAKGLSIAVTAATIAILIFGEILPKSIALVFSEPIALRFSGFILFLIKVLAPIEWLFSGFTKFFLKFLGVKNLQSNEALTDADLKDFFDVSQAHGDLRSEEKAVLEKILSYGDITVKNIMTPRPDIIGLTSDVNPEEIIELSHSSRFSRFPVYEEDIDEIIGIFYIKDFLFSEAAAKDFLQESKEKFDIKRYLRKPVLVFENTELSKLQEIFRKEQQNMVVIIDEYGGTLGIATLEDLNEEIFGNIADEYDTDDAAAEDPNLDNINDESTQNMTQIILGSMRLSDLNEDLGTNLSSDYYDTIGGLIMEKCGEVPQIGSTIKIENYNFTVMKTEGNRISELQVNIAGDEE; translated from the coding sequence ATGAACGAGCCTCCTCCGCAATGGCTTTATATTTTACTCTTAATTGTTCTTCTTTTTTTATCGATGATTTTTTCATCGGGAGAAACTGCTTTTTTATCAGTAAATAAATTGAAGATAAAATATTTACGCGAAAAGAAAAATAAAAAAGCGGCAAGAGTTGAAAAAATTTTAAAAAATAAACAAAAATTTTTAACGACTTCTTTAATCGGAAACAGTCTGGTAAATATTTTAATATCGGTAATATTAACCGCTTTGCTTGTAAAATTGGTAGGAGCAAAAGGCTTGAGTATTGCAGTAACAGCTGCAACAATTGCAATTTTAATTTTCGGCGAGATACTGCCTAAATCGATTGCCTTGGTTTTTTCGGAACCGATAGCCTTAAGATTCTCAGGCTTTATTTTGTTTTTAATTAAAGTGCTTGCACCTATCGAATGGCTTTTTTCAGGTTTTACAAAATTCTTTTTAAAGTTTTTAGGTGTAAAAAATCTGCAATCGAATGAGGCATTGACCGATGCAGACTTAAAAGATTTTTTTGATGTGAGTCAAGCGCATGGAGACCTTCGCTCGGAAGAAAAAGCCGTCCTCGAAAAAATATTAAGCTACGGGGATATAACCGTAAAAAATATTATGACACCCAGACCAGATATAATAGGCCTTACCTCTGATGTAAACCCTGAAGAAATTATAGAGCTTTCCCATTCTTCAAGATTTTCAAGATTTCCGGTTTATGAAGAAGACATAGATGAAATTATCGGTATTTTTTATATTAAAGATTTTTTGTTTTCGGAAGCGGCTGCAAAAGATTTCTTGCAAGAGTCAAAAGAAAAATTTGATATAAAAAGATATTTACGCAAACCTGTTCTTGTTTTTGAAAACACCGAACTTTCAAAGTTACAGGAAATATTTAGAAAAGAACAACAGAACATGGTTGTGATTATCGACGAGTACGGCGGAACTTTAGGTATTGCAACTCTTGAAGACTTAAATGAAGAGATATTCGGAAACATAGCCGATGAATACGATACCGACGATGCAGCTGCAGAGGATCCCAATCTTGATAATATAAATGATGAATCAACTCAAAATATGACTCAAATTATTTTAGGCAGCATGAGGCTGAGCGATTTAAATGAGGATCTGGGTACAAATTTATCTTCGGACTATTATGATACAATAGGCGGCTTGATTATGGAAAAATGCGGAGAGGTTCCGCAAATAGGTTCCACCATAAAAATAGAAAACTATAATTTCACGGTTATGAAAACCGAAGGAAACAGAATAAGCGAACTGCAAGTAAATATTGCCGGAGATGAAGAATGA
- a CDS encoding P-II family nitrogen regulator — protein MKDFSLLIILVPFGRARKIVRYAKDKGLTGATIMIAFGTVKSKLLDFLGIQETRKELILTAGHGDVLDGLMDNLNNKFNLTRKNFGIAFRMPLSFINIKNALEGEKPVFKREEVKTMKSAIFTVVDRGKAGEVVDASLDAGARGGTIIHARGSGLNQTKVIFDMEIEPEKEIVLTIVDDDKLEKVVDAIRKNSDVEKDGHGILFVIPISKAYGIK, from the coding sequence ATGAAAGATTTTTCCCTTCTGATTATTTTAGTACCTTTTGGGCGTGCACGTAAAATCGTAAGATATGCTAAAGACAAGGGTCTTACCGGCGCTACAATAATGATTGCCTTTGGTACGGTAAAAAGTAAACTTCTTGATTTTTTAGGAATTCAAGAAACAAGAAAAGAATTGATTTTAACGGCCGGACATGGAGATGTTTTAGACGGTCTTATGGATAATCTAAATAACAAATTCAATCTTACACGGAAGAATTTCGGTATAGCATTCCGTATGCCTTTAAGTTTTATTAATATTAAAAATGCCCTGGAAGGAGAAAAGCCCGTATTTAAACGGGAGGAGGTAAAAACTATGAAATCTGCCATTTTTACTGTTGTTGATAGAGGAAAAGCCGGTGAGGTCGTTGATGCTTCGCTTGATGCAGGAGCTCGCGGCGGAACAATAATTCATGCACGAGGCTCCGGCTTAAACCAAACGAAAGTTATCTTTGATATGGAAATTGAACCCGAAAAAGAAATTGTTTTAACTATTGTCGATGATGATAAGCTTGAAAAAGTTGTTGATGCAATTAGAAAAAACTCCGATGTAGAAAAAGACGGACATGGAATTCTTTTTGTTATTCCGATAAGCAAGGCTTACGGCATAAAATAG
- the vapC gene encoding type II toxin-antitoxin system tRNA(fMet)-specific endonuclease VapC, which translates to MYLLDTNICIFLKIKKSPNVLQKIKKNKHLGIYISSITVAELQFGVYNSKYMERNRIALIKFLTPFSVLNFDDRDAEEFGKIRTSLKNEGKIIGAYDMLIAAQALAKNLILVTDNTKEFCRIKTLTIEDWK; encoded by the coding sequence ATGTACCTATTGGATACAAATATCTGTATATTTCTTAAAATTAAAAAAAGTCCTAATGTACTTCAAAAAATCAAAAAGAATAAACACTTAGGAATTTACATTTCAAGTATTACTGTGGCAGAGTTACAGTTCGGCGTATACAATAGTAAATATATGGAAAGAAATAGAATAGCATTAATAAAATTTTTAACACCTTTTTCTGTTTTAAATTTTGATGATAGAGATGCCGAAGAATTCGGGAAAATAAGGACCAGCCTAAAAAATGAAGGGAAAATTATCGGAGCCTATGATATGTTGATAGCGGCACAGGCTCTAGCTAAAAATCTAATTCTCGTTACCGATAATACAAAAGAATTCTGCCGTATAAAAACCTTAACCATAGAAGATTGGAAATAA
- a CDS encoding hemolysin family protein, whose translation MKFELALMIVEFIALLFCAFFFSATETAITAITRTEYKTIKKSRTKKNKNLAFLIERKDEIVSATLIGTNFVNTLSSGLITAFVIDMYGQQYIPAATAIATILIIIFAEILPKAVAAYNSVEITKTFLVPLSVVRLLLKPLIFIFSLMSNFIIKLVSKKQKNQNSELSEDYLETLINISLADGTFQTGEHELIKRAVRLHELKLQSIMTKKEDIVSLDINSSLETMISIFRKTMFSRLPVYKGEKDKIIGSVHYKDILFYRSHKAEMDINKIIRRALFIPKTANIFSAIKTMSKNKRNMAFVIDEYGSSAGLITIDDISTAIFGSIQDEYSKTKTNPLSGMKIVDGTHILIPGAVPIVQLNRILNTDFHSDYNDTIGGLILETAEYLPKEGEKINVGEIEFKVEKVEMGKIISLIADVSKITAGAQFPKAFL comes from the coding sequence ATGAAATTTGAATTAGCTTTAATGATAGTAGAATTTATAGCTCTTCTTTTTTGTGCATTCTTTTTTTCTGCAACCGAAACGGCAATTACGGCAATTACAAGAACCGAATATAAGACAATAAAAAAAAGCCGGACAAAAAAGAACAAAAATCTAGCATTTCTTATTGAAAGAAAAGATGAAATTGTAAGTGCAACCCTGATAGGTACCAATTTTGTAAACACTCTTTCTTCCGGTTTGATAACGGCCTTTGTGATAGATATGTATGGACAGCAGTATATTCCGGCTGCTACTGCTATTGCAACAATTCTTATAATTATCTTTGCTGAAATTTTACCCAAGGCTGTCGCCGCTTATAATTCCGTAGAAATCACGAAAACTTTTTTAGTACCTCTGTCGGTTGTAAGGCTTCTTTTAAAACCGCTTATTTTTATTTTTTCTCTTATGTCTAACTTTATTATTAAACTTGTCTCAAAAAAACAGAAAAATCAAAATTCCGAACTTTCCGAAGATTATTTAGAAACGCTTATAAATATAAGTTTGGCAGACGGGACTTTTCAAACGGGCGAGCATGAATTAATTAAAAGAGCTGTGAGGCTCCATGAATTAAAACTGCAAAGCATAATGACAAAAAAAGAGGATATTGTCAGCCTCGATATAAATTCATCTCTCGAAACTATGATAAGCATTTTTCGTAAAACAATGTTTTCCCGCCTTCCCGTTTATAAGGGAGAAAAAGATAAAATAATAGGCAGTGTGCATTATAAGGATATTTTATTTTATAGAAGCCATAAAGCGGAAATGGATATAAATAAAATTATAAGGCGGGCCCTATTTATTCCGAAAACAGCAAATATTTTTTCGGCTATAAAAACGATGAGTAAAAATAAAAGAAATATGGCCTTTGTTATAGATGAATACGGTTCCTCTGCGGGGCTTATCACAATTGATGATATAAGCACGGCTATCTTCGGTTCCATTCAAGATGAGTATTCTAAAACAAAAACCAATCCTTTAAGCGGAATGAAGATTGTTGACGGTACGCATATTTTAATTCCCGGAGCTGTCCCTATAGTTCAGCTTAATAGAATTTTAAATACCGATTTTCATTCGGATTATAACGATACGATAGGCGGCCTTATTCTTGAAACGGCAGAATACCTTCCTAAAGAGGGGGAAAAGATTAATGTTGGAGAAATCGAATTTAAAGTAGAAAAAGTTGAGATGGGGAAAATTATTTCTCTTATTGCAGATGTTTCTAAAATTACGGCTGGGGCACAATTCCCAAAAGCTTTTCTATAA
- a CDS encoding DUF2089 domain-containing protein, giving the protein MIEVIGICPVCGDSFTVSELHCSKCNSSLKGEFELCEFCRLTKEQKYFVKMFLKNRGSIRDMEKELGISYPTVRNKIEEINAALGLSDGSLPSVNVSEVLQKIKNGELSVDSAVSFLTGEPGEEKI; this is encoded by the coding sequence ATGATAGAGGTTATTGGAATCTGTCCCGTGTGCGGGGATAGTTTTACCGTTTCGGAGCTGCATTGCTCAAAATGCAACAGTTCGCTAAAGGGCGAGTTTGAGCTATGTGAGTTTTGCCGCCTCACAAAGGAACAAAAATATTTTGTAAAGATGTTTTTAAAAAACCGAGGCAGCATACGCGATATGGAAAAAGAATTGGGCATTTCTTATCCGACTGTTCGGAATAAGATAGAAGAAATCAATGCGGCTCTGGGCTTATCGGATGGAAGCCTTCCGTCCGTTAATGTTTCTGAAGTCTTACAAAAAATAAAGAACGGAGAGTTATCGGTTGATTCTGCGGTTTCATTTTTAACGGGAGAGCCCGGAGAAGAAAAAATTTAG
- the vapB gene encoding type II toxin-antitoxin system antitoxin VapB yields METAKLFQNGRSQAVRLPKKYNFSGTEVFIRRAGESVILFPKNKEWETFLEGLNGFTDDFMEEGRTQPELQNRKGL; encoded by the coding sequence ATGGAAACGGCAAAATTATTCCAAAACGGCAGGAGTCAAGCAGTTAGGCTGCCTAAAAAATATAATTTTTCGGGAACCGAGGTTTTTATCCGCAGAGCCGGAGAGTCCGTTATTTTATTCCCCAAAAACAAGGAATGGGAAACATTTTTAGAAGGCTTAAACGGTTTTACCGACGATTTTATGGAGGAAGGAAGAACCCAGCCTGAATTACAGAATCGGAAAGGTTTATAA
- a CDS encoding DUF1538 domain-containing protein, with translation MNILTDKFKEVLMSVLPIVILTTVLNFAFIHIDYQVFIRFLIGSVCIILGLALFLFGIEMSVTKIGLQMGKEITKRNKIFILILGGFALGFLISIAEPDLQILASQVNTVTKSGIPALRLIVVVSVGVAAFVVFGILRTVFNISQKIVFAVSYGIIFLLALFSSAEFISIAFDSSGTTTGAITVPFILALAAGVSEMKKDSAASERDAFGLVGMASAGAILAVLALSVLGKTKEISADDFVFNLDVHAQIFYPFAEHFLPVLYECIMSLLPLTVIFLITNFISIKLRVKDLIPIIKGLIITLIGLFLFMWGAKSGFLDVGIAMGSRLGEIGTRPLILFIGALIGTVSILAEPAVYVLTVQIENVTSGHIPRKIVLIFLCIGVSFAVMLSLLRIIEPAFQLWHILLPGYIVSLLLSIIVPDLFVSIAFDAGGVASGPMTATFVLSLAQGLADSTPTANVLIDGFGIIAAVALAPIISLQILGLIFKIKSGGEQK, from the coding sequence ATGAATATCTTAACCGATAAATTTAAAGAAGTATTAATGTCGGTTTTACCGATTGTTATCTTGACTACTGTTCTTAATTTTGCATTTATTCATATCGATTATCAAGTCTTTATTAGATTTTTAATCGGAAGTGTATGCATAATATTAGGCCTTGCTTTATTTCTGTTTGGAATCGAAATGAGCGTTACAAAAATCGGTTTACAGATGGGAAAAGAAATTACAAAGCGGAATAAAATTTTTATTTTGATTTTAGGAGGCTTTGCCCTCGGCTTTTTAATTTCAATTGCAGAACCTGATTTACAGATTTTAGCAAGTCAGGTAAATACGGTAACGAAAAGCGGTATTCCGGCTTTAAGGCTCATTGTAGTCGTTTCTGTCGGTGTTGCAGCCTTTGTGGTTTTCGGTATATTGCGAACGGTATTCAATATTTCGCAAAAAATTGTTTTTGCAGTTTCATACGGCATTATATTTTTACTTGCATTATTTTCTTCGGCAGAGTTTATTTCAATTGCCTTCGATTCTTCCGGAACTACAACAGGCGCTATAACCGTTCCGTTTATTTTGGCCTTGGCTGCAGGTGTTTCCGAGATGAAAAAAGATTCGGCTGCTTCCGAGCGGGATGCTTTCGGTCTTGTAGGTATGGCATCTGCCGGAGCAATCTTAGCGGTATTGGCTTTAAGCGTATTAGGAAAAACAAAAGAAATATCCGCCGATGATTTTGTATTCAATTTAGATGTACATGCACAAATATTTTATCCCTTTGCTGAACATTTTTTACCGGTACTTTATGAATGTATTATGTCTCTTTTACCCTTGACCGTAATATTTTTAATTACAAACTTTATAAGCATTAAGTTGCGGGTCAAGGATTTAATTCCCATTATTAAAGGTCTTATAATTACATTGATAGGCTTATTTCTATTTATGTGGGGAGCAAAATCGGGCTTTTTAGATGTCGGAATAGCGATGGGAAGCCGATTGGGAGAAATAGGCACACGGCCTTTAATTCTTTTTATCGGAGCCCTGATAGGTACTGTTTCTATTTTGGCCGAACCTGCCGTATATGTTTTGACGGTACAAATAGAAAATGTAACAAGCGGCCATATTCCGCGCAAAATAGTTTTAATATTTTTATGTATAGGAGTCAGTTTTGCAGTAATGCTTTCTTTACTTAGAATTATAGAGCCGGCATTTCAGCTATGGCATATCTTACTTCCTGGATATATAGTTTCGCTTTTATTATCAATCATCGTTCCGGATCTTTTTGTAAGTATAGCCTTTGATGCCGGAGGCGTCGCGTCAGGTCCAATGACGGCAACATTTGTTTTATCCCTTGCACAGGGGCTTGCCGATTCTACGCCGACAGCGAATGTTTTAATAGACGGCTTTGGAATTATAGCCGCCGTAGCTTTAGCTCCTATTATTTCGTTACAAATTTTAGGATTGATATTTAAAATTAAAAGCGGAGGAGAGCAAAAATGA
- a CDS encoding M20 metallopeptidase family protein, with protein MTKENLVNLVKQKEAKIIQIRRDLHQIPELELSLPKTVDYVCKQLDVMQIPYHKLVNGNAIVALIEGKEKGKCIAIRADMDALPIKENTGLSFASKHDGCMHACGHDGHMAMALGACMVLKELSSEFKGCVKILFQPGEEYPGGALPMIEEGCMENPKVDAVIGLHAGYIYPGVEKGKIGACKGPFFAAADKFKIIVTGYGAHGAYPHLSVDPVPIACEIVSGLQKIISRELPPTSRALISVGQIHGGSAFNIIPDEVFIEGTVRVTDENERNFIAKRIEEIASGISKSYRAEAKTVYDFRYPVLINNEDFTEFFIESTKEILGEDSIHEISVPTMAGEDMAYFLQKAPGTFFVLSNPIIQKDGSIYPHHSDKFDMDESLFYKGTSAVLAAVLKYLNLGGLK; from the coding sequence TTGACTAAAGAAAATCTTGTTAATTTGGTTAAACAAAAAGAGGCTAAGATTATTCAAATTAGGAGGGACCTGCATCAGATTCCCGAATTGGAATTATCCCTTCCAAAAACTGTGGACTATGTTTGTAAGCAGCTTGATGTTATGCAAATTCCGTATCATAAACTTGTTAACGGGAATGCTATTGTTGCCCTCATTGAGGGAAAAGAAAAGGGCAAATGTATAGCAATTAGAGCCGATATGGATGCTTTACCCATAAAAGAAAATACGGGACTAAGTTTTGCATCAAAGCATGATGGCTGTATGCATGCCTGCGGTCATGACGGCCACATGGCTATGGCTCTTGGAGCCTGTATGGTGCTTAAGGAACTGTCATCGGAATTTAAAGGCTGTGTAAAAATTCTTTTTCAACCGGGAGAGGAGTATCCCGGAGGAGCCCTCCCCATGATTGAAGAAGGCTGTATGGAAAATCCAAAGGTTGATGCCGTAATAGGCCTTCACGCAGGCTATATTTATCCTGGTGTTGAAAAGGGAAAGATAGGTGCATGTAAAGGGCCTTTTTTTGCCGCTGCCGATAAATTCAAGATTATCGTAACGGGATATGGTGCTCATGGGGCTTATCCGCATCTTTCGGTAGATCCTGTTCCTATAGCTTGTGAAATAGTTTCCGGTCTGCAAAAAATTATAAGCCGTGAGCTTCCCCCAACTTCTCGCGCCTTAATTTCCGTAGGGCAGATACATGGCGGATCCGCTTTTAATATCATACCCGATGAAGTTTTTATTGAAGGAACAGTACGTGTTACAGATGAGAATGAACGGAATTTTATAGCAAAAAGAATTGAAGAGATTGCTTCTGGTATTTCAAAATCATACAGGGCAGAAGCAAAAACGGTCTATGATTTTAGATATCCTGTTTTGATAAATAATGAAGATTTTACGGAGTTTTTTATTGAAAGTACAAAAGAAATCTTGGGAGAAGATTCTATTCACGAAATTTCGGTGCCTACAATGGCCGGTGAAGATATGGCATATTTTTTGCAAAAAGCTCCGGGTACATTTTTTGTCTTGTCCAATCCTATAATACAGAAGGACGGTAGTATTTATCCTCATCACTCAGATAAATTTGATATGGATGAAAGTTTATTTTATAAAGGAACCTCTGCTGTGCTGGCCGCTGTTCTAAAATATTTGAATTTAGGCGGCTTAAAATAA
- a CDS encoding ABC transporter ATP-binding protein translates to MKKYIIKYLPENILVWFLGFINTALHIGMAYLGMYALNALIELNLDLFLKYVGIMLAGWCLTYFTNYVFEMFRAKTVQKILTGIRTDIAEKIMCCSYAGYHKENSAVYLSWLENDMKTIEVNGLVSIFYLVLHFSTLLTAFAALFFIHWMLALFALFSGLLLLFIPKIFEKSIEKGTMDLSMEMQNFISKIKDVLSGFDVLFCFNKRKIIKDTVHDLSVKRGGKVISLTGKYLISGIVIALFGSVFETLILGFTGFLAIRQVIALGAIMATGKIASQLSKALSDLTGLIVKIKSVKIIFNKLESLSIESSKELKAPSFKKEIELKDLSFAYNEQKNILSNLNMHFELGKKYGIIGESGSGKTTMFKLLAGMFENFKGSIAYDGEDISLLNKELLRENVAYIDQNVYIFNDTVKENICLGGKFTEEEINAALKNSALEDVIASCGNGLDTLAEENGKNFSGGQRQRIAIARALIHGRKILLIDEGTSSLDKENALEIEKRLIENPDLTVIMISHNFDPQIKEKLDGVYKL, encoded by the coding sequence ATGAAAAAATATATTATTAAATATTTACCCGAAAATATTTTAGTCTGGTTCTTGGGATTTATTAATACAGCCTTACATATCGGAATGGCTTATCTCGGTATGTATGCCTTAAATGCTCTAATAGAACTTAACCTTGATTTGTTTTTAAAATATGTCGGCATAATGCTGGCAGGCTGGTGTCTTACATATTTTACAAATTATGTGTTTGAAATGTTCAGAGCCAAGACGGTGCAAAAAATTCTTACCGGAATAAGAACCGATATCGCCGAAAAAATTATGTGCTGTTCATACGCAGGCTATCATAAAGAAAATTCTGCCGTCTATCTTTCTTGGCTTGAAAACGACATGAAGACAATAGAGGTAAACGGTTTGGTTTCTATATTTTATTTGGTGCTTCATTTCTCTACATTGCTTACAGCCTTCGCTGCCTTGTTTTTTATTCATTGGATGCTTGCTCTTTTTGCTCTTTTTTCGGGACTGCTGCTTTTATTTATTCCCAAAATTTTTGAAAAATCAATCGAAAAGGGAACAATGGATTTAAGTATGGAAATGCAAAATTTTATTTCTAAAATAAAAGATGTTTTATCGGGCTTTGATGTTCTCTTTTGTTTTAATAAAAGAAAAATAATTAAAGACACCGTCCATGACCTTTCCGTAAAAAGAGGCGGAAAAGTCATCAGCTTGACGGGTAAATATCTTATTTCGGGAATTGTGATAGCCCTTTTCGGTTCCGTATTTGAAACTTTGATTTTAGGTTTTACCGGTTTTTTGGCGATAAGGCAAGTTATTGCTTTAGGTGCAATTATGGCTACCGGAAAAATTGCTTCTCAACTTTCAAAGGCCTTGTCCGATCTTACCGGCCTTATAGTAAAAATAAAATCTGTAAAAATTATATTTAATAAACTTGAAAGTCTTAGTATCGAAAGTTCAAAGGAACTTAAAGCTCCGTCCTTTAAAAAAGAAATAGAATTAAAGGACCTTTCTTTCGCATATAATGAGCAAAAAAATATTTTATCGAATTTGAATATGCATTTTGAGTTAGGCAAAAAATACGGAATTATCGGAGAATCCGGAAGCGGTAAAACTACGATGTTTAAACTTTTGGCAGGAATGTTTGAAAATTTTAAGGGCAGCATTGCTTATGACGGGGAAGATATATCTTTATTGAACAAAGAACTCTTAAGGGAAAATGTAGCGTACATTGATCAAAATGTTTATATCTTTAACGATACGGTAAAAGAAAATATTTGTTTGGGCGGTAAATTTACGGAAGAAGAAATAAACGCTGCTTTAAAGAATTCGGCACTTGAAGATGTTATCGCTTCATGCGGAAATGGTTTGGATACTCTTGCCGAAGAAAACGGTAAAAACTTTTCGGGCGGGCAAAGACAGCGTATAGCAATAGCCCGTGCACTCATTCACGGCAGAAAAATTCTTTTAATCGACGAAGGCACTTCTTCTCTCGATAAAGAAAACGCTTTGGAGATTGAAAAGAGGTTGATAGAAAATCCCGATTTAACCGTGATAATGATAAGTCATAACTTTGACCCGCAAATAAAAGAAAAATTAGACGGGGTTTATAAATTGTAA
- a CDS encoding AAA family ATPase — protein MIDTSYKTIVENFKAKMAERIVGQQELIEGILTAYIAGGHVLLEGVPGLAKTLIVKTFAELASASFKRIQFTPDLLPADLIGTLIYQQSIGKFSVRRGPVFANIVLADEINRAPAKVQSALLEAMAEGQVTIGENSFSLPAPFFVLATQNPIEQEGTYPLPEAELDRFLLKLFVPYPSIQEEIDIVNKFSSLGPSQNMGQNLGQSSNINPAEAVLTPENLETLRNAVEQVKCSSEITSYIVSIIAATRPVKNVKQDDYIHGNYLSYILYGASPRAGIAIQKCAKIKALFNGRDYVIPEDVKAVAYAALRHRLKLSYEAAADNLTADDIIEKLLGIVPQP, from the coding sequence ATGATCGATACAAGCTATAAAACGATAGTAGAAAATTTTAAAGCAAAGATGGCAGAACGGATTGTGGGCCAGCAAGAACTCATAGAAGGAATTTTAACTGCGTATATTGCAGGCGGCCATGTGCTCCTTGAAGGTGTGCCCGGCCTTGCAAAAACTCTCATAGTAAAAACCTTTGCAGAGCTGGCCAGCGCAAGCTTTAAGCGTATTCAATTTACGCCTGACCTTCTTCCTGCCGATTTAATAGGAACCTTGATTTATCAGCAAAGTATCGGTAAGTTTTCCGTAAGGAGGGGTCCCGTTTTTGCAAATATTGTTTTGGCCGATGAAATAAACAGAGCTCCTGCAAAGGTGCAGTCTGCACTTTTGGAAGCCATGGCCGAAGGGCAGGTTACAATCGGAGAAAATTCTTTTTCTTTACCTGCGCCTTTTTTTGTACTTGCCACACAAAACCCTATCGAGCAGGAAGGTACCTATCCCCTGCCCGAAGCCGAACTTGACCGCTTTTTGTTAAAACTATTCGTTCCGTATCCGTCTATTCAAGAAGAAATAGATATAGTGAATAAATTTTCAAGCCTAGGGCCGAGCCAAAACATGGGGCAAAACCTCGGTCAAAGCTCAAATATCAATCCGGCCGAAGCCGTTTTGACGCCGGAAAACTTAGAAACTCTACGCAATGCTGTAGAACAAGTCAAGTGTTCTTCCGAAATTACAAGCTATATAGTTTCAATCATTGCCGCTACCCGTCCCGTAAAAAACGTAAAGCAGGATGACTATATTCACGGGAACTACCTAAGCTATATTCTTTATGGGGCATCTCCAAGAGCCGGAATAGCTATTCAAAAATGTGCAAAGATAAAGGCTCTATTTAATGGAAGAGATTATGTAATTCCTGAAGATGTAAAAGCCGTCGCATATGCGGCTCTTAGGCATAGGCTTAAACTTTCTTATGAAGCTGCCGCCGATAACTTAACCGCTGACGATATTATAGAAAAGCTTTTGGGAATTGTGCCCCAGCCGTAA